One window of the Halobacillus litoralis genome contains the following:
- the manA gene encoding mannose-6-phosphate isomerase, class I — MYNEPIFLQPEFKERLWGGTQLKEIFDYAIPFEQTGEAWCISGHHNGPNKIKNGPLEGKTLAEAWNDHRELFANEEGEEFPLLVKILDSKKDLSVQVHPDDTYARDVEGENYGKTECWYVIDSEDDAEIIFGHHAANKQDLEGMVANGEWENLLRKIKVNAGDFFYVPSGTIHAIGAGIQILETQQSSDITYRVYDYDRVGQDGQKRELHLEKSLEVTNVPHHDPSLERTQLYHEDLRNEKLVEEKYFSVYHWDLEGECKGLLTDPYLLLSVIEGQGEVVIEGRSYPFKKGDHLIIPATVDSFDLKGNASLIVSTSNKDK; from the coding sequence ATGTACAACGAACCGATTTTCCTGCAGCCAGAATTCAAAGAACGCCTCTGGGGCGGGACACAGTTGAAAGAGATATTTGACTATGCGATTCCTTTTGAGCAAACAGGAGAAGCCTGGTGCATTTCCGGGCACCATAATGGTCCGAATAAAATCAAAAATGGCCCTTTGGAAGGGAAGACATTAGCGGAAGCGTGGAACGACCACCGTGAGCTTTTTGCGAATGAAGAAGGGGAAGAATTTCCTCTATTAGTGAAGATTTTAGATTCCAAAAAAGATTTATCCGTCCAGGTCCACCCTGATGATACATATGCCCGCGATGTCGAGGGAGAGAATTACGGGAAAACCGAGTGCTGGTATGTCATTGATAGCGAAGATGACGCAGAAATTATTTTTGGCCATCATGCCGCGAATAAACAGGATTTAGAGGGTATGGTGGCGAATGGAGAATGGGAGAACTTATTACGTAAAATAAAAGTGAATGCGGGCGACTTTTTCTATGTGCCGAGTGGAACGATTCATGCCATCGGTGCGGGGATTCAAATTCTTGAAACCCAGCAAAGTTCAGACATCACTTACCGTGTCTATGATTATGATCGTGTCGGACAAGACGGTCAAAAACGCGAGCTGCATTTAGAGAAATCATTGGAAGTCACCAATGTTCCTCATCATGACCCGAGTCTTGAGCGAACCCAGTTGTACCATGAGGATCTCAGAAACGAAAAATTGGTCGAGGAGAAATATTTCTCTGTGTATCATTGGGACCTGGAGGGCGAATGCAAAGGCTTGCTCACTGACCCCTATTTACTATTGAGTGTCATTGAGGGACAAGGGGAGGTCGTCATTGAAGGCCGCTCCTATCCTTTCAAAAAAGGGGACCACTTGATTATTCCTGCTACAGTCGACTCATTCGATTTGAAAGGGAACGCATCCTTGATCGTTTCCACCTCCAATAAAGACAAATAA
- a CDS encoding phospho-sugar mutase → MWKNSYNRWKEFMDLDADLSTKLEELTSDEQSLEDAFYKNLEFGTGGMRGKLGPGTNRMNIYTVRKAAEGLATYVNDQGLSNRGVAIAYDSRYMSKEFAVETARVLGHHGIPSYVFTSLRPTPELSFAVRHLNAAAGVVVTASHNPPEYNGFKAYNEDGGQLPPEQAEIMIDFVNKVENELNVEVADQKQLEEDGLLRWVDEDVDAAYLEAMKTVTVQPDIPKDLSLVFTPLHGTARHLVEKGLEQSGFTSIHIVEEQAQPDPEFSTVASPNPEEHQAFEMAIEQGKAIGADLLMATDPDADRLGVAVPDSNGEYKVLTGNQTGALMLDYILGQSKSLPKNGQLIKTIVTSEFGRVIADSYGISTLDTLTGFKFIGEKIREYERTGDHKFMFGYEESYGYLVKDFARDKDAVQSAVLIAEVGAHWKNQGKTLLDALDDLYEKHGYFLEDLQSMKLEGKSGADTIQTIMNDFREADITEAGGKKVLTVEDYATTVRHYVQEDKQEVIDLPSSNVLKFILEDDCWFCLRPSGTEPKIKFYYGVKSGAKKESEELLAAVKATVNERLHALI, encoded by the coding sequence ATGTGGAAAAATAGTTACAACCGCTGGAAAGAATTTATGGATCTCGATGCAGATCTTTCAACAAAACTAGAAGAATTGACGTCTGATGAGCAATCATTAGAAGATGCTTTTTACAAAAACTTAGAATTCGGTACTGGCGGGATGCGAGGGAAGCTCGGTCCAGGGACGAACCGGATGAACATTTATACCGTCCGGAAAGCTGCCGAAGGATTAGCCACATACGTAAACGATCAGGGTCTATCGAATCGTGGTGTAGCGATTGCTTACGACTCACGCTATATGTCAAAAGAATTCGCTGTTGAAACAGCAAGGGTCCTTGGTCATCACGGCATTCCTTCTTATGTATTCACTTCATTAAGACCGACGCCGGAACTATCATTTGCGGTCCGTCACTTGAATGCAGCGGCCGGTGTTGTCGTCACAGCCAGTCATAACCCTCCTGAATATAACGGCTTCAAGGCCTATAATGAAGATGGAGGTCAGCTCCCCCCTGAACAGGCAGAAATCATGATCGATTTTGTCAATAAAGTGGAGAATGAACTGAATGTAGAAGTCGCTGATCAGAAACAGCTGGAAGAAGACGGATTGCTTCGCTGGGTAGACGAAGATGTGGATGCCGCTTATCTGGAAGCAATGAAGACAGTGACCGTCCAGCCGGACATTCCGAAGGACCTTTCACTCGTTTTCACACCCCTTCATGGCACGGCCCGTCATCTTGTTGAAAAAGGGTTGGAACAAAGCGGCTTCACCTCCATTCACATTGTCGAAGAACAAGCGCAGCCTGACCCGGAATTTTCAACAGTCGCCTCGCCGAATCCAGAAGAACACCAGGCCTTTGAAATGGCCATTGAACAAGGAAAAGCGATTGGAGCGGACTTGCTGATGGCGACAGACCCTGACGCAGACCGCCTCGGAGTAGCTGTTCCGGACAGCAATGGTGAATATAAAGTGCTTACAGGAAACCAAACAGGTGCGTTGATGCTTGATTACATCCTTGGTCAATCAAAAAGCTTGCCGAAAAACGGACAATTGATTAAAACGATCGTTACTTCCGAATTCGGTCGCGTCATTGCTGATTCCTATGGCATCAGTACGCTTGATACACTGACAGGCTTCAAATTCATCGGTGAGAAAATCCGTGAATATGAGCGTACAGGTGACCACAAGTTCATGTTCGGTTATGAAGAAAGCTATGGTTACCTCGTCAAAGACTTCGCCCGTGATAAAGATGCGGTGCAGTCAGCCGTTTTAATTGCAGAAGTCGGAGCCCACTGGAAGAACCAGGGCAAGACTCTGCTTGATGCTCTTGATGACTTATATGAGAAGCACGGCTATTTCCTTGAAGACCTTCAATCCATGAAGCTTGAAGGGAAATCAGGAGCAGATACGATTCAGACGATCATGAACGACTTCCGTGAGGCAGATATCACAGAAGCCGGCGGCAAGAAAGTCCTCACCGTCGAAGATTACGCAACGACTGTCCGTCACTACGTGCAGGAAGATAAACAGGAAGTAATCGATTTGCCATCTTCTAACGTCTTGAAATTCATTCTTGAAGATGACTGCTGGTTCTGCCTCCGCCCTTCAGGTACAGAGCCGAAAATCAAATTTTATTATGGTGTGAAATCCGGAGCGAAGAAAGAAAGCGAAGAATTGCTGGCAGCTGTCAAAGCCACTGTCAACGAACGCTTACATGCTCTGATTTAA
- a CDS encoding IDEAL domain-containing protein: MLNIKMLKPYYVKEDKRFIRVVLAYQYFSMFIDNELYQFIPMESREIIIDRNRKRVHNVFDIFVFQRGKNMVYVSVADLLQLPEFLTHLHTIVSPYYEEGIEISQQSSEEVKEIIRELERNNLRRLIDKAIDQKDEDTFRLLTQKWNKMYS, translated from the coding sequence GTGTTGAACATAAAAATGTTGAAACCATATTATGTTAAGGAAGACAAACGCTTCATTCGAGTGGTGCTCGCCTACCAGTACTTTTCGATGTTCATCGATAACGAGCTATATCAGTTCATTCCTATGGAGTCCAGAGAAATCATTATCGACCGCAATCGTAAACGGGTGCATAACGTCTTTGATATTTTCGTCTTTCAACGAGGCAAAAATATGGTCTATGTCTCAGTTGCCGATTTGTTACAGCTCCCGGAATTTTTGACGCACCTCCACACGATTGTGTCGCCGTATTACGAAGAGGGGATTGAAATTAGTCAGCAATCATCAGAAGAAGTGAAAGAAATCATCCGCGAATTAGAAAGAAACAACCTTCGTCGCCTCATTGATAAGGCGATCGATCAAAAAGATGAAGACACCTTCCGTCTTCTTACACAAAAGTGGAATAAAATGTACTCATGA
- a CDS encoding anti-repressor SinI family protein, with amino-acid sequence MKTLPRNRKLDDEWVSLLKEAKDLGLSAEEVKNYLRNGSKNKKTV; translated from the coding sequence ATGAAAACACTGCCTAGAAATCGTAAATTAGATGATGAGTGGGTTTCATTGTTGAAGGAAGCTAAGGATCTCGGTCTGAGTGCAGAAGAGGTCAAAAATTATTTGAGAAATGGTTCAAAAAACAAAAAGACCGTTTAG
- a CDS encoding AraC family transcriptional regulator — translation MVTNYELINLLKDCSISLQTPVLLINHKNKLIYYFPDSFQKPPKVLRDLHKQYIEESRKLPYTLQTFADPYDQQLFLYPLKNQKGQELVIGIGPFLQHEIGRKQVKMHLVVNKLNLSYEGQFIQYFEQLPIMNQVQISSIERLLHMLLPKKNHEKEASVREEPEMRKRYQAYTQTQPSYSEAVASKQAFLQLFKKGDDHAIDAYQSYKKHSISINEDVRASKNQLIRLVTELSWVCEELGAQVDEVQSLSDFYVNFLETKEKIDELQALEINILRSFLERARKLEDLPQHSPLVGRAQRYIFQNLTNDLTLKDIADSLNVNPNYLSGVFTRETGISLTHFINQQRIKEAKELLCISHHSLMEISILLGYNSQSYFTRVFKSVEGIGPKEFRQKYRASE, via the coding sequence ATGGTGACTAATTATGAATTGATCAACCTGCTTAAAGATTGTTCGATTTCGCTTCAAACCCCGGTCCTTTTGATCAACCATAAAAATAAACTGATTTATTACTTTCCTGACAGCTTTCAAAAACCGCCTAAAGTATTGCGGGATTTACATAAGCAGTATATAGAAGAAAGCCGTAAACTCCCCTATACATTGCAAACATTTGCAGATCCTTATGACCAGCAATTGTTTCTTTATCCACTCAAAAACCAAAAGGGTCAGGAGTTAGTCATAGGCATCGGGCCATTTTTGCAGCACGAAATCGGCAGGAAGCAGGTGAAAATGCACCTGGTTGTGAATAAATTGAATCTCTCTTATGAAGGACAGTTCATCCAATATTTCGAACAACTTCCCATCATGAATCAAGTTCAAATAAGCTCCATTGAACGTTTGCTGCATATGTTACTGCCTAAGAAAAATCACGAGAAAGAGGCTTCAGTAAGAGAAGAACCTGAGATGCGTAAACGGTACCAGGCATATACGCAGACACAACCTTCATATTCTGAAGCGGTTGCTTCTAAACAAGCCTTCCTGCAATTGTTCAAAAAAGGGGACGACCATGCGATTGATGCCTATCAATCTTATAAAAAACATTCCATTTCCATAAATGAAGACGTAAGAGCATCTAAGAATCAGTTGATCCGTCTTGTCACAGAGTTGAGCTGGGTATGTGAGGAACTGGGAGCGCAAGTAGATGAGGTTCAATCGCTCAGTGATTTTTATGTCAACTTTCTGGAAACGAAAGAAAAGATCGATGAATTACAGGCATTGGAAATCAACATTCTCCGGTCCTTTTTGGAAAGAGCAAGGAAGCTGGAAGATTTGCCTCAACACTCTCCACTTGTCGGAAGGGCGCAGCGTTACATCTTTCAAAACCTCACCAATGATTTGACGCTGAAAGATATCGCAGACTCCCTCAATGTCAATCCTAATTATTTATCAGGTGTATTTACGAGGGAAACCGGGATTTCGCTTACTCATTTCATCAATCAACAGCGTATCAAAGAAGCGAAAGAACTCCTCTGTATTTCCCACCATTCGCTGATGGAAATCAGTATCCTGCTTGGCTATAATAGCCAGAGTTATTTTACAAGGGTCTTCAAGAGTGTCGAGGGGATAGGGCCGAAGGAATTCAGGCAAAAATATCGTGCAAGTGAATAG
- a CDS encoding helix-turn-helix domain-containing protein: MSPIGEKIRVLRMEKGLSVNEFARKSGVSKSYISNIERGVQKNPSLIVMGKLAKTLDVPLEELLTHKYANNNK; encoded by the coding sequence TTGTCGCCCATCGGAGAGAAAATACGAGTGTTACGCATGGAAAAAGGGTTATCAGTTAATGAATTTGCTCGAAAATCCGGCGTGTCAAAGTCCTATATCAGCAATATAGAAAGAGGTGTCCAAAAAAACCCATCGTTGATTGTTATGGGGAAATTGGCGAAGACATTGGATGTCCCTTTAGAAGAGTTATTGACTCACAAGTATGCGAATAATAATAAATAG
- a CDS encoding anti-repressor SinI family protein — protein sequence MRQDLQEYDEEWVLLIKEAKRLGLSLEEVRVFLEEGRVPDLMKNKR from the coding sequence GTGCGACAGGATCTTCAGGAATACGATGAAGAATGGGTTTTATTGATAAAAGAAGCGAAAAGGTTGGGACTCAGCTTGGAAGAAGTCCGAGTCTTCCTGGAGGAAGGGAGAGTCCCGGATCTCATGAAAAATAAACGATAA